A genome region from Rhodanobacter thiooxydans includes the following:
- a CDS encoding response regulator transcription factor — translation MTELPHAATARPLLLVDDDTTFLRVLARALGSRGFEVITASNFDEARSLTRRHNPRYCVLDLKLGEENGLRLIPELHTLVPDLRVLLLTGYASIATAVEAIKRGAHDYLAKPVDADAVVRALLDGDNDGDNDSELPDAPEQPLALRRLEWEHIQRVLTECDGNISETARRLGMHRRTLQRKLSKHPVRERPDHEE, via the coding sequence ATGACCGAGTTGCCCCACGCCGCCACGGCACGCCCGCTGCTGCTGGTCGACGACGACACCACCTTCCTGCGCGTGCTGGCGCGCGCGCTCGGTTCGCGCGGCTTCGAGGTCATCACCGCCAGCAATTTCGACGAGGCCCGCTCGCTGACTCGCCGGCACAACCCGCGCTACTGCGTGCTCGACCTCAAGCTGGGCGAGGAGAACGGCCTGCGCCTGATCCCCGAGCTGCACACCCTGGTGCCCGACCTACGCGTACTGCTGCTGACCGGCTACGCCTCGATCGCCACCGCGGTGGAGGCGATCAAGCGCGGCGCCCACGACTACCTGGCCAAGCCGGTCGATGCCGACGCGGTGGTGCGCGCCCTGCTCGACGGCGACAACGACGGCGACAACGACAGCGAGCTGCCGGACGCCCCCGAACAGCCGCTGGCACTGCGCCGGCTGGAATGGGAGCACATCCAGCGCGTGCTCACCGAGTGCGACGGCAACATCTCCGAGACCGCCCGCCGCCTCGGCATGCACCGCCGCACCCTGCAGCGCAAACTGAGCAAGCACCCGGTACGCGAACGCCCCGACCACGAAGAGTGA
- a CDS encoding ATP-binding protein has protein sequence MPHRSNQRIGPFALTRTLAWLRICAIAGQSSAVLVAAWWMQLAIPLLPLLLGIGLLAVFSVFASWRLTQPWPLREWEAVGHIAFDTLVLGYLLYFTGGASNPFVTLLLVPIALSAAALSGRAVLVVAALAGVAYASLFYRYVPLPLPMAIGSPSRFTLHVLGMGVNFVIMALLLSFFISRLAHVLRLQQLEVQRVRERALRDEGILAIATQAAGAAHELNTPLSTMRTLLPELRREHADDETLTEDLALLEAQVDRCRTILREMVAFGKAQLSREPERLTVAAFIHGCVERFQLLRPEAELTLPPDEDAARIVLRTPPGLRHALLNLLNNAVDASAINHSNAVALRVSRDGDWLQLCVRDHGPGFDTDGELTLLGRSHKQTGLGIGLALAEATAERLNGELVASNTAHGAEVCLRLPLAVIAEK, from the coding sequence ATGCCGCACCGGTCCAACCAACGCATCGGCCCGTTCGCGCTGACGCGTACGCTGGCCTGGCTGCGGATCTGCGCCATCGCCGGCCAGAGTTCCGCCGTGCTGGTGGCCGCCTGGTGGATGCAGCTGGCCATCCCGCTGCTGCCGCTGCTGCTCGGCATCGGCCTGCTCGCGGTGTTCTCGGTGTTCGCCTCGTGGCGGCTGACCCAGCCGTGGCCGCTGCGCGAGTGGGAGGCGGTCGGCCACATCGCCTTCGACACGCTGGTGCTGGGCTACCTGCTGTACTTCACCGGCGGCGCCAGCAACCCGTTCGTCACCCTGCTGCTGGTGCCGATCGCGCTCAGCGCGGCGGCGCTGTCGGGCAGGGCAGTGCTGGTGGTGGCCGCGCTGGCCGGCGTGGCCTATGCGAGCCTGTTCTACAGGTACGTGCCGCTGCCGCTGCCGATGGCCATCGGCTCGCCCAGCCGCTTCACCCTGCACGTGCTCGGCATGGGCGTGAACTTCGTGATCATGGCGCTGCTGCTGAGCTTCTTCATCAGCCGGCTGGCGCATGTGCTGCGCCTGCAGCAGCTCGAAGTCCAACGCGTGCGCGAACGCGCGCTGCGCGACGAAGGCATCCTGGCCATCGCCACCCAGGCCGCCGGCGCCGCGCACGAGCTCAACACGCCACTGTCGACCATGCGCACCCTGCTGCCCGAGCTGCGCCGCGAGCATGCCGACGACGAAACGCTTACGGAGGATCTGGCGCTGCTGGAAGCCCAGGTCGACCGCTGCCGCACGATCCTTCGCGAGATGGTCGCGTTCGGCAAGGCGCAGCTGTCGCGGGAACCGGAACGGCTCACCGTGGCGGCGTTCATCCATGGCTGCGTGGAACGCTTCCAACTGCTGCGGCCGGAAGCCGAACTGACCCTGCCGCCGGACGAGGACGCCGCCCGCATCGTGCTGCGCACCCCACCGGGCTTGCGTCATGCGCTGCTCAACCTGCTCAACAACGCGGTCGATGCCTCAGCCATCAACCACTCGAACGCGGTGGCGCTGCGGGTCTCGCGCGACGGCGACTGGCTGCAGCTGTGCGTGCGCGACCACGGCCCCGGTTTCGATACCGACGGCGAGCTCACCCTGCTTGGCCGCTCGCACAAGCAGACCGGGCTGGGCATCGGCCTGGCGCTGGCCGAAGCTACGGCCGAGCGGCTCAACGGCGAGCTGGTCGCCAGCAATACCGCACACGGCGCCGAGGTCTGCCTGCGCCTGCCGCTGGCGGTGATCGCCGAAAAGTAA
- a CDS encoding peptide MFS transporter produces MATQNPPVSQTRSFSTVFLIEMWERFGFYGMQVLMVTYMVKKLGFVDSKANLIWGAAAALIYATPAIGGWVGDKLIGTRRTMLLGAMVLTLGYVMLWIPTNNAYFLYIALGVIIVGNGFFKPNAGNLVRKIYEGDDTKIDSAFTIYYMAVNIGSTISMLLTPWIRDYVGAKYGDAWGWHTAFGVCAVGLVFGLVNYTLMHRTLAHIGSPADDKPVDVKRLGTVLLAAIGMVFVSAFILQDQTVAKWCVYAAGVVILGIFVHLIRSSEQHERAGLVAALVLTVQTIFFFIFYQQMSTSLNLFAQRNVALSFDLFGLHLFNWIPEQFQSLNALWIVLLSPVLVFIYNTMGKVGKNPSVAAKFAWGFAAVAIGFFIYGVGARFAVNGQVSSWIMLWGYGLYSLGELLVSGLGLAMIARYVPARMGGFMMGAYYVASGLSQYLGSVVANFASIPTDITDPLVSLPVYTSLFNKLGFAGVACTVIALAMLPLMKKLSSSHSDSVANNPLPPVRSEEFTTPS; encoded by the coding sequence ATGGCAACCCAGAACCCGCCCGTCTCCCAGACGCGCTCATTCAGCACCGTCTTCCTGATCGAAATGTGGGAGCGCTTCGGCTTCTACGGCATGCAGGTGCTGATGGTCACCTACATGGTGAAGAAGCTCGGCTTCGTCGACAGCAAGGCCAACCTGATCTGGGGCGCCGCGGCGGCGCTGATCTACGCCACGCCGGCGATCGGCGGCTGGGTCGGCGACAAGCTGATCGGCACCCGCCGCACCATGCTGCTCGGCGCGATGGTGCTGACGCTGGGCTACGTGATGTTGTGGATTCCGACCAACAACGCCTATTTCCTGTACATCGCGCTCGGCGTGATCATCGTCGGCAACGGCTTCTTCAAGCCGAACGCCGGCAACCTGGTGCGCAAGATCTACGAGGGCGACGACACCAAGATCGACAGCGCGTTCACCATCTACTACATGGCGGTGAACATCGGCTCGACCATCTCGATGCTGCTGACCCCGTGGATCCGCGACTACGTGGGCGCGAAGTACGGCGATGCCTGGGGCTGGCATACCGCGTTCGGCGTCTGCGCAGTCGGCCTGGTGTTCGGCCTGGTCAACTACACGCTGATGCATCGCACGCTGGCGCACATCGGCTCGCCGGCCGACGACAAGCCGGTGGACGTCAAGCGCCTCGGTACGGTGCTGCTGGCCGCGATCGGCATGGTGTTCGTCTCCGCCTTCATCCTGCAGGACCAGACCGTCGCCAAGTGGTGCGTGTACGCCGCCGGCGTGGTGATCCTGGGCATCTTCGTGCACCTGATCCGCAGCAGCGAGCAGCACGAGCGGGCCGGCCTGGTTGCCGCGCTGGTGCTGACCGTGCAGACGATCTTCTTCTTCATCTTCTACCAGCAGATGTCGACCTCGCTGAACCTGTTCGCACAGCGCAACGTGGCTCTCTCGTTCGACCTGTTCGGCCTGCACCTGTTCAACTGGATTCCCGAGCAGTTCCAGTCGCTCAATGCGCTCTGGATCGTGCTGCTGAGCCCGGTGCTGGTGTTCATCTACAACACCATGGGCAAGGTGGGCAAAAATCCGTCGGTGGCGGCCAAGTTCGCCTGGGGCTTCGCGGCGGTGGCGATCGGCTTCTTCATCTACGGCGTCGGCGCCCGCTTCGCGGTGAATGGCCAGGTGTCGTCGTGGATCATGCTGTGGGGCTACGGCCTGTACTCGCTGGGTGAGCTGCTGGTGTCGGGCCTGGGCCTGGCGATGATCGCGCGCTACGTGCCGGCGCGGATGGGCGGCTTCATGATGGGCGCCTACTACGTGGCCTCGGGCCTCTCGCAGTACCTCGGCAGCGTGGTGGCGAACTTCGCCAGCATTCCGACCGACATCACCGACCCGCTGGTGTCGCTGCCGGTGTATACTTCGCTGTTCAACAAGCTCGGCTTCGCCGGCGTCGCCTGCACCGTGATCGCGCTGGCGATGCTGCCGCTGATGAAGAAACTGTCGAGCAGCCATTCTGACTCGGTCGCCAACAACCCGCTGCCGCCCGTGCGCAGCGAGGAATTCACCACCCCGTCGTGA
- a CDS encoding diacylglycerol kinase translates to MAAEGFRGPKQLWNAFLWSMKGLRAGWRHEASFRLEACLAMVLIPLGLWLGHGGLEKFALILAPMLVLSAELLNSAIEAVVDKVSPEFHELAGRAKDMGSAAVFVLLVLVVLSWALILGPRLFV, encoded by the coding sequence ATGGCCGCCGAAGGTTTCCGCGGTCCGAAACAGCTCTGGAACGCGTTTCTGTGGTCGATGAAGGGGCTGCGGGCCGGCTGGCGGCACGAAGCCTCGTTCCGGCTGGAAGCCTGCCTGGCGATGGTGCTGATCCCGCTCGGCCTGTGGCTGGGCCACGGCGGGCTGGAGAAGTTCGCGCTGATCCTGGCGCCGATGCTGGTGCTGTCGGCCGAGCTGCTGAATTCGGCGATCGAGGCGGTGGTCGACAAGGTCAGCCCGGAGTTCCACGAACTGGCCGGGCGCGCCAAGGACATGGGCTCGGCGGCGGTGTTCGTGCTGCTGGTGCTGGTGGTGCTGAGCTGGGCGCTGATCCTCGGGCCGCGCCTGTTCGTCTGA
- a CDS encoding LemA family protein: MKLLRNLVLVLLALGLSGCGYNAIQKQDEAVKAAWSEVLNQYQRRADLVPNLVNTVKGYAQHEEKVFTEVTAARAKVGSLQVNADSLNDPQKLQQFQAAQGELGNALSRLMVVSENYPQLKADGLFQNLQAQLEGTENRVTVARNRYVQAVQTYNGMIRTFPNNLTAKIFGYKVKPNFSVENEQAISTAPKVDFGTTAPAPAATH; the protein is encoded by the coding sequence ATGAAACTTCTGCGCAACCTCGTGCTGGTGCTGCTGGCCCTCGGCCTGAGCGGCTGCGGCTACAACGCCATCCAGAAGCAGGACGAGGCGGTCAAGGCGGCCTGGTCCGAGGTGCTCAACCAGTACCAGCGCCGCGCCGACCTGGTGCCGAACCTGGTCAACACGGTCAAGGGCTACGCCCAGCACGAGGAGAAGGTGTTCACCGAGGTCACCGCGGCGCGTGCCAAGGTGGGCAGCCTGCAGGTCAATGCCGATTCGCTGAACGATCCGCAGAAGCTGCAGCAGTTCCAGGCCGCCCAGGGCGAGCTGGGCAACGCGCTGTCGCGGCTGATGGTGGTCAGCGAGAACTACCCGCAGCTCAAGGCCGACGGCTTGTTCCAGAACCTGCAGGCGCAGCTGGAGGGCACCGAGAACCGGGTCACCGTGGCGCGCAACCGCTACGTGCAGGCGGTGCAGACCTACAACGGGATGATCCGCACCTTCCCGAACAACCTCACCGCGAAGATCTTCGGCTACAAGGTGAAGCCGAACTTCTCGGTCGAGAACGAGCAGGCGATCTCCACCGCGCCGAAGGTGGATTTCGGCACCACGGCGCCGGCGCCTGCCGCGACGCATTGA
- a CDS encoding TPM domain-containing protein, translated as MMPGRFPRHWLLLALLLPALLLAADAVPKLARHVTDLTGTLTAPQVDQLDAQLVALEKAKGAQLVVLMVGSTGEQDLEGYSLAVAEANKVGRKGTDDGVLLLVAKNDRRVRIEVGYGLEGAIPDAATARIIREYIAPKFRGNDYFGGISDAVGALTQLINGEALPPPVRGAPDDGRSGLGLEQGLMIAVFVALFLRGIFGRTPALVRGPLGAVLVGGLLWLLVSMGAGILGALVGGVLMLLPGGAGRSIGGGGWGGFGGGGWGGGSGGGFGGGGFSGGGGSFGGGGSSGSW; from the coding sequence ATGATGCCCGGGCGCTTTCCGCGCCACTGGCTGCTGCTGGCGCTGCTGTTGCCGGCGCTGCTGCTGGCGGCCGATGCCGTGCCGAAACTGGCGCGGCACGTCACCGACCTCACCGGCACGCTGACCGCGCCGCAGGTCGACCAGCTCGATGCACAGCTGGTGGCGCTGGAAAAGGCCAAGGGCGCGCAGCTGGTGGTGCTGATGGTCGGCAGCACCGGCGAGCAGGACCTCGAGGGCTACTCGCTGGCGGTGGCCGAAGCCAACAAGGTGGGCCGCAAGGGTACCGACGACGGCGTGCTGCTGCTGGTGGCCAAGAACGACCGCCGCGTGCGCATCGAGGTGGGTTACGGCCTGGAAGGCGCCATTCCCGACGCCGCCACCGCACGGATCATCCGCGAATACATCGCGCCGAAATTCCGCGGCAACGACTACTTCGGTGGCATCAGCGACGCGGTCGGCGCGCTGACCCAGCTGATCAACGGCGAAGCGCTGCCGCCGCCGGTGCGTGGCGCGCCCGACGACGGGCGTTCCGGGCTCGGGCTGGAGCAGGGCCTGATGATCGCCGTGTTCGTGGCGCTGTTCCTGCGCGGCATCTTCGGGCGCACGCCGGCCCTGGTCAGGGGGCCATTGGGCGCCGTGCTGGTTGGCGGCCTGCTGTGGCTGCTGGTCTCGATGGGCGCCGGCATCCTCGGCGCGCTGGTCGGTGGCGTGCTGATGCTGCTGCCCGGCGGCGCCGGCCGCTCGATCGGCGGTGGCGGCTGGGGCGGTTTCGGCGGCGGTGGCTGGGGTGGCGGCAGCGGCGGTGGCTTTGGCGGCGGCGGTTTCAGCGGTGGCGGCGGCAGCTTCGGCGGCGGCGGTTCTTCGGGGAGCTGGTGA
- a CDS encoding TPM domain-containing protein, translated as MARMRRLWANLCGGWFQLSRRFPAGVLDEMAAAIATGERTHLGEIRFAVESRLAPLAVLEGLDAAIRARQVFAQLRVWDTEHNSGVLFYVLMAERRIEIVADRGIAAKVATGEWEAICARMRDGYARGQWREGSLEGIAAAHALLTRHFPSDGRANPDELPDRPVLL; from the coding sequence ATGGCGCGCATGCGGCGACTGTGGGCGAATCTCTGCGGTGGCTGGTTCCAGCTGTCGCGGCGCTTTCCGGCCGGCGTGCTGGACGAGATGGCCGCAGCGATCGCCACAGGCGAGCGCACCCACCTGGGCGAGATCCGCTTCGCGGTCGAATCGCGGCTGGCGCCGCTGGCCGTGCTGGAGGGTCTCGATGCCGCGATCCGCGCGCGCCAGGTGTTCGCCCAGCTGCGCGTGTGGGATACCGAACACAACAGCGGCGTGCTGTTCTATGTGCTGATGGCCGAACGCCGCATCGAGATCGTCGCCGATCGCGGCATCGCGGCGAAAGTGGCGACGGGCGAGTGGGAGGCGATCTGCGCCCGCATGCGCGACGGCTACGCGCGCGGGCAATGGCGCGAGGGCAGCCTCGAAGGCATCGCCGCCGCGCACGCGCTGCTGACGCGGCACTTCCCAAGCGATGGCAGGGCCAACCCCGACGAGCTGCCGGATCGACCGGTGCTGCTCTGA
- the lgt gene encoding prolipoprotein diacylglyceryl transferase, translating into MSQPYVVDFNPVAFQLGPIQVHWYGLMYLLGFFFVAVLGEYRRRQGRLPVSRDALGDLLFYGMLGVIVGGRVWYMLFYYEGGIGWIWRDPLVLFKVWDGGMSFHGGLLGVLAAGWWWSRRQKLHFFDTIDFVAPLVPIGLGLGRLGNFINGELWGRPADVPWAMVFPNAPDRLPRHPSQLYEMLLEGVVMFVVLWLVSLKPRPRYLVSGLFALLYGCFRFAVEFVRVPDSQLGYLFGTSWVTMGQMQSLPLIAVGLVLLAMSRRAPTLPLAHV; encoded by the coding sequence ATGTCCCAGCCTTACGTCGTCGATTTCAATCCCGTCGCCTTCCAGCTCGGCCCGATCCAGGTGCACTGGTACGGCCTGATGTACCTGCTCGGCTTTTTCTTCGTCGCAGTGCTGGGTGAATACCGGCGCAGGCAGGGGCGTCTGCCGGTCAGCCGCGATGCGCTGGGCGACCTGCTGTTCTACGGCATGCTTGGCGTGATCGTGGGCGGGCGCGTGTGGTACATGCTGTTCTATTACGAAGGCGGCATCGGCTGGATCTGGCGCGATCCGCTGGTGCTGTTCAAGGTATGGGACGGCGGCATGAGCTTCCACGGCGGCCTGCTCGGCGTGCTGGCCGCCGGCTGGTGGTGGTCGCGCCGGCAAAAGCTGCACTTCTTCGACACCATCGACTTCGTGGCGCCGCTGGTGCCGATCGGGCTGGGCCTGGGCCGGCTCGGCAACTTCATCAACGGCGAGCTGTGGGGCAGGCCGGCCGACGTGCCGTGGGCGATGGTGTTCCCGAACGCGCCGGACCGGTTGCCGCGGCACCCCTCGCAGCTGTACGAGATGCTGCTGGAGGGCGTGGTGATGTTCGTGGTGTTATGGCTGGTCTCGCTGAAGCCGCGGCCGCGCTACCTGGTATCCGGCCTGTTCGCGTTGCTGTACGGCTGCTTCCGTTTCGCGGTGGAATTCGTGCGCGTACCCGACTCGCAGCTCGGCTACCTGTTCGGCACCTCATGGGTGACGATGGGGCAGATGCAGTCGCTGCCGCTGATTGCGGTGGGGCTGGTGCTGCTTGCGATGTCGCGGCGCGCGCCCACGCTGCCGCTGGCGCACGTTTGA
- a CDS encoding thymidylate synthase → MRAYLDLLRHVLDHGTEKTDRTGTGTRSVFGWQMRFDLSEGFPLVTTKKLHLKSIVHELIWFLRGDTNIAYLKEHGVRIWEEWADAHGELGPVYGRQWRAWPTADGKAVDQIAWVVDEIRRNPDSRRLIVSAWNVGELPKMALMPCHTMFQFYVADGKLSCQLYQRSGDIFLGVPFNIASYALLTHMIAQVCGLGVGDFVHTLGDAHLYNNHLEQARLQLGREPLPLPRLELNPAVRSVFDFRYEDIAIEGYRAHPAIKAAVAV, encoded by the coding sequence ATGCGCGCTTATCTCGACCTGCTCCGCCATGTGCTCGACCACGGCACCGAAAAGACCGATCGCACCGGCACCGGCACGCGCAGCGTGTTCGGCTGGCAGATGCGTTTCGACCTCAGCGAAGGTTTTCCGCTGGTCACCACCAAGAAGCTGCACCTCAAGTCGATCGTGCACGAGCTGATCTGGTTCCTGCGCGGCGACACCAACATCGCCTACCTGAAAGAACACGGCGTGCGCATCTGGGAGGAATGGGCCGATGCGCATGGCGAGCTCGGCCCGGTCTACGGCCGGCAGTGGCGCGCCTGGCCCACCGCCGACGGCAAGGCGGTGGACCAGATCGCCTGGGTGGTCGACGAGATCCGGCGCAACCCGGACTCGCGCCGGCTGATCGTCAGCGCGTGGAACGTGGGCGAGCTGCCGAAGATGGCGCTGATGCCGTGCCACACCATGTTCCAGTTCTACGTGGCAGACGGAAAACTCAGCTGCCAGCTGTACCAGCGCTCGGGCGACATCTTCCTCGGCGTGCCGTTCAACATCGCCAGCTACGCGCTGCTCACCCACATGATCGCGCAGGTCTGTGGCCTGGGCGTGGGCGACTTCGTGCACACGCTGGGCGATGCCCACCTGTACAACAACCATCTGGAGCAGGCGCGACTGCAGCTGGGCCGCGAACCGTTGCCGCTGCCGCGGCTCGAACTCAATCCGGCGGTGCGCTCGGTCTTCGATTTCCGCTACGAGGACATCGCGATCGAGGGCTACCGCGCGCATCCGGCGATCAAGGCGGCCGTGGCCGTGTAG
- a CDS encoding dihydrofolate reductase yields the protein MAISLIAALDENFAIGRKGQLPWHLPDDLRWFKQLTTGRNVLMGYHTALSIGRALPDRVNLVLTRRHEAPYPGQITVRSIEEAQARCDNTGLMVIGGGMVFAEALPRARRMYLTWVGAAVDGADAFFPGVHFSDWTEVSRVHHKADAKHAYDFDMVEYLRSA from the coding sequence ATGGCCATTTCGCTGATCGCCGCACTCGACGAAAACTTCGCAATCGGCCGCAAGGGTCAGCTGCCCTGGCACCTGCCCGACGACCTGCGCTGGTTCAAGCAGTTGACCACCGGCAGGAACGTGCTGATGGGCTACCACACCGCGTTGTCGATCGGCCGCGCCTTGCCGGACCGGGTCAACCTGGTGCTGACGCGGCGCCACGAGGCGCCGTACCCGGGCCAGATCACCGTGCGCTCGATCGAAGAAGCGCAGGCGCGCTGCGACAATACCGGCCTGATGGTGATCGGCGGGGGCATGGTGTTTGCCGAGGCGCTGCCGCGCGCACGCCGCATGTACCTCACCTGGGTCGGCGCCGCGGTCGACGGCGCCGACGCATTCTTCCCGGGCGTGCACTTCAGCGACTGGACCGAGGTTTCCCGCGTGCACCACAAGGCCGATGCCAAACACGCCTACGACTTCGACATGGTCGAGTATCTGCGCAGCGCCTGA
- a CDS encoding NUDIX domain-containing protein, whose amino-acid sequence MPASVPCAVMHVMAGLLRDADGRVLLAQRPPGKHLAGIWEFPGGKREPGETPLAALARELREELGVTLQHAEPLIALPWNYGERELLLDAWRVEAWLGEPRPLEGQALQWQFPALVDVAILTPADRPILQTLIQARRTAEHR is encoded by the coding sequence ATGCCTGCTTCCGTGCCATGCGCGGTGATGCACGTGATGGCCGGGTTGCTGCGCGACGCCGACGGCCGCGTGCTGCTGGCGCAGCGTCCGCCCGGCAAGCACCTGGCCGGGATATGGGAATTCCCCGGTGGCAAGCGTGAGCCGGGCGAGACGCCGCTGGCGGCGCTGGCGCGCGAGTTGCGCGAGGAGCTGGGCGTCACCCTGCAGCACGCCGAACCGCTGATCGCGCTGCCGTGGAATTACGGCGAGCGCGAATTGCTGCTGGATGCCTGGCGGGTCGAGGCGTGGCTCGGCGAGCCGCGCCCGCTGGAAGGGCAGGCGCTGCAATGGCAATTTCCCGCCCTGGTGGACGTGGCCATCCTCACCCCGGCGGACCGGCCGATCCTGCAAACCTTGATTCAGGCGCGCCGCACCGCAGAGCACCGGTGA
- the coaE gene encoding dephospho-CoA kinase (Dephospho-CoA kinase (CoaE) performs the final step in coenzyme A biosynthesis.) produces the protein MTQRPHAMVVALTGGVAAGKTAVTRRFETLGVHVHDADVAAREVIEPGTPGLAAVVDAFGAGVLDDAGRLDRAAMRRHVFADPAARRTLEAIIHPLVRHWLHQRALAERGPYCLLAIPLLAENIEHYRWVDRVLLVDAPEPVQLARLIDRDGIDEALARRMLAHQASRAERRALADDVIENNGDESALDHAVAELHRRYLALAQHR, from the coding sequence ATGACCCAGCGTCCGCACGCGATGGTGGTTGCCCTGACCGGCGGCGTCGCTGCCGGCAAGACCGCGGTGACGCGGCGTTTCGAGACGCTGGGCGTGCACGTGCACGATGCCGACGTGGCCGCCCGTGAGGTGATCGAGCCGGGCACGCCCGGACTGGCCGCGGTGGTCGACGCCTTCGGTGCCGGCGTACTCGACGACGCGGGTCGGCTGGATCGCGCGGCGATGCGCCGGCATGTGTTCGCCGATCCCGCCGCGCGCCGGACGCTGGAGGCGATCATCCACCCGCTCGTACGCCATTGGCTGCATCAACGCGCGCTGGCCGAACGCGGGCCGTATTGCCTGCTGGCGATTCCCTTGCTGGCCGAGAACATCGAGCACTATCGCTGGGTCGACCGCGTGCTGCTGGTCGACGCCCCCGAACCGGTGCAGCTCGCGCGCCTGATCGACCGCGACGGCATCGACGAAGCCCTGGCCCGCCGCATGCTGGCGCACCAGGCCAGCCGCGCCGAGCGCCGGGCGCTGGCCGACGACGTGATCGAGAACAACGGCGACGAAAGTGCGCTGGACCACGCTGTCGCCGAGCTGCACCGCCGCTACCTGGCCCTGGCACAACACCGGTAG
- a CDS encoding prepilin peptidase yields MPELPFALWIALAGVLGLLVGSFLNVVILRLPERMAAAWRQEARDVLELQADATPLPPGIVREPSHCPHCKHRLSARDNIPLFGWLLLRGRCRYCQAKISLQYPLVELLSGVLSAVIVWKFGPSWAALAGLVLTWTLIALAGIDFRTQLLPDQLTLPLLWLGLLLSLLPMFVTAPASILAAAIGYLSLWSVYWAFKLLTGKEGMGHGDFKLLAALGAWMGPVSLLPIILLSSLIGALVGGTLIALRRHERAIPMPFGPFLAAAGWVWFVAGADLLQGYMQLTGLR; encoded by the coding sequence ATGCCCGAACTTCCCTTTGCCCTGTGGATCGCCCTGGCCGGCGTACTCGGCCTGCTGGTGGGCAGCTTTCTCAACGTGGTGATCCTGCGCCTGCCCGAGCGGATGGCGGCGGCGTGGCGGCAGGAAGCGCGCGACGTGCTGGAGCTGCAGGCCGATGCCACGCCGCTGCCGCCGGGTATCGTGCGCGAGCCGTCGCACTGTCCGCACTGCAAGCACCGGTTGTCGGCGCGGGACAACATACCGCTGTTCGGCTGGCTGCTGCTGCGCGGGCGCTGCCGCTACTGCCAGGCCAAGATCTCGCTGCAGTACCCGCTGGTGGAACTGCTCAGCGGCGTGCTGAGTGCGGTGATCGTGTGGAAGTTCGGCCCCTCGTGGGCCGCGCTGGCCGGGCTGGTGCTGACCTGGACGCTGATCGCGCTGGCCGGCATCGACTTCCGCACCCAGCTGCTGCCCGACCAGCTCACCCTGCCGTTGCTGTGGCTGGGCCTGCTGCTGTCGCTGCTGCCGATGTTCGTCACCGCGCCGGCGTCGATCCTGGCCGCGGCGATCGGCTACCTGAGCCTGTGGAGCGTGTACTGGGCGTTCAAGCTGCTGACCGGCAAGGAAGGCATGGGCCACGGCGACTTCAAGCTGCTTGCCGCACTGGGCGCATGGATGGGGCCGGTGTCGCTGCTGCCGATCATCCTGCTGTCCTCGCTGATCGGCGCGCTGGTCGGTGGCACCCTGATTGCGCTGCGCCGACACGAGCGCGCGATCCCGATGCCGTTCGGCCCGTTCCTCGCCGCCGCCGGCTGGGTCTGGTTCGTGGCGGGTGCGGACCTGTTGCAGGGCTACATGCAACTGACCGGTCTGCGATGA